In Dreissena polymorpha isolate Duluth1 chromosome 11, UMN_Dpol_1.0, whole genome shotgun sequence, the genomic window cggtaacgatgacttgaaccagtaaaatggtttccgaatgacaactcaagaacacttacgcataggatcatgaaactttataggtacattgatcatgactcgcagatgacccctgttgattttcaggtcactaggtcaaaggtcaaggtcacggtgacgcgacacagaaaaatggtttctggatgattactcaagaacgcttacgcctaggatcatgaaacttcataggtatattgatcatgacacgcagatgacccctattgattttcaggtcattaggtaaaaggtcaaggtcacggtgactcgacacagtaaaatggtttccggatgataactaaagaaagcttaaacctaggatcatgaaacttcataggtacattggtcatgactggcagatgacccctattgactttcaggtcactaggtgaaaggtcaaggtcacagtgactcgaaccagtaaaatggtttccggatgataacttggaagtgctttggcagatttcattaaaacttggtatgagtatatatatggataagaagatgatgcacaccaagtggcattgtacacaattggataataacagagttatggccgacccctattgattttcagttcactaggccaaagtcaaggtcacagtgacacaaaacatattcacacaatggctgccactacaactgacagcacatatggggggcatgcatgttttacaaacagcccttgttatttttaatttaatttttagctcatctattttttgaaaacaaattatgagctattgtcatcaccttggcgtcggcgttggcgtcggcgttggcgtcggcgttggcgtcggcgttggcgtcggcgttggcgtcggcgtccggttcagttttgcgtttaggtccacttttctcagaaagtatcaatgctattgcattcaaacttggtacacttacttactatcatgaggtgactgggcaggcaaagttagataactctggcgtgcattttgacagaataatgtgcactttttatacttagaaaattgaaaattttggttaagttttgtgtttaggtccattttattccttaagtatcaaagctattgctttcatacttgcaacacttactaactatcataaggggactgtgcaggcaaagttatgtaactctgactggcattttgacagaattatgtgtcctttttatacttagaaaattgaaaatttggttaagttttgtgtttaggtccactttattcctatagtatcaaagctattgctttcatacttgcaacacttattaactatcataaggggactgtgtaggcaaagttatgtaaatctgactggcatttggacggaattatgggccctttatacttagaaaattgaaaattttgttaagttttgtgttttggtccactttacccctaacgtatcatagatattgctttcatacttggaacactctggttgtcatttttacggaattatggcccttttttgacttagtaactttgaatatatggttaaattttgtgtttcgatcgaCTTTACTTCTatagtatcaaggctattgctttcaaacttcaaatactttcatgctatcatgaggttactgtacctggcaagttgaattttaccttgacctttgaatgaccttgactctcaaggtaaaattattaaattttgctaaaattgccattatttctttatttatgattagatttgattgatactttgacaaaatacttttacctgacataccaaaatagactccacccaaaccatcccccgtgccctcccccccctcccccccgaatcccccccttttattttttttaagatcatctcacaaatgaccaccacaccctcacactataccccccaccccaccccaccaaatttttttttgaaacggttaaaaaacacaaatatttatttttattattttatttttttttaaaaaccgtccaaccatcgcacccaagaatccccctaccctcgatttttttttgcatttttttgcattttatttttttggaagataatgttataaatgtccacacccccaaactatacacccctcttcactccacctctccctcctttgtgattttaattgagagtcccttcacctttaaaaagacaaTAGATGaccggtctgcacccgcaaggcggtgctcttgtttattttttagctaggctgttttcggagaaaacccaaggtattgtcatagccagtctGTCGTGTCCGCCgttcgcgtcgtgctaaaaccttaacattttgtcaaggttttgaacattggctcgaaattatcaaagtgcttcaacctacaactttgaaacttcatatgtaggctagctgcaccttgatgagttctacatgccacacccatgtttaggtcactaggtcaaaggtgaaggtcactgtgacctctgacaacctttcatttattcaaaactgcacccgcagccgagcgtggcgccgttatgtggtgctcttgtttttatttatattttatttatttattataataaatgatattacatttaatttcatagtaaatatttaagcttttcaatttttaatatctccctttatcttatttttcaataatatttaagttgaacactgaagtattcactgtaaaatgaatagatgagtttaaggaaaaatgaAGTGATCaaaaacagtaactgtttatagacttcttttttaattacctctctttgtttcatttccatatattttattctctacagcataactccaataCTGTATAACTAATTgatcattgaaatataaataaatgacacaggttccatgttttacaaatattattctactctcttaaacaaatgttgtcataaaaGCAAACACACTTCCGTGgtgatttggcactactgtgacaagctcttgttataaataacaacatgaaaaagaaaaaataacaacatgcaGTTTATTTCCCATGCCTTTTTCTCTGCTTTCACGGGATagatagatttaaaaaaatgtagtgttttatatattttgtgaaaccttacaaaacaaaaatgtatttcatagCTGAGTTTTTAGGCTGACTGCTCATTTAGCTATTCTCTAATTGTTGACATTGGAGAGCACTATTTTAACCAGAtttttacatgtaatatctatTTTTTTTAGAATGGGTCGTTGTTATTAAATTACTTAATAACAACACTGCCCCATGCATTACCTGATTTGCCAATATTCAGTGGAAATATCCTCAGTATTGACGTCAAATTAAAACACATACGAAACTTCATTTTATAATGACTATCGCTCAGTGTTCTTGCGTTGCTTACTTCCGAAAAATGACCATGTTTGTGTCTAGGACATTTGTTAACAAATTAACTCTATTCCTTTTGAGAATTGCTGTTAAAACTGTATGTTGTTTGTGGTAATCATGCATTACCAAatgaattgaaatatttttagTGTCATaatatttcaaggtcaaatgtcgccaaaattttaataaaatgtcctgatttttatattaacaattacAAGTAATTTGGCCTGAAAAAGTCCTTTGAAATATACTTCACTGAAGCTTCTTTTAGACTTTTTCACACATTTATGTagttataaaaaaatcatactgtaaatattttgttcacaGCATTGATAGGGACGTTAACCAAAAGATCATAGATTTTTGGAACCAGCTTCTGAAAGCACGAGAATGTGTTGAAAAGATGCCCGGAATACAATACAGTCGTCAAGATCAGAGAAAACAGATCGAAATCTTACAAAAACAGCTGACGCAGAAAACTCAGTTGATCCAAAAATACAAATCACTCCAGCCTTTCCAAGAGCAAGTTGAAACGCCAATGCATCAGTAGACATTGGACACGGTGCATAATTTTCGTGTTGTCGAGTAAAActgtttaatacaaaatatgttcattatttattaaGAAGGTAGAACTAGGTGATTTTGAGACAGTATTACATCCACTGAATTAAAGACATCTACCGTGAAATGGAAGAGCTTCACCCCATATTTACCAAAGACCCAGATGAATAGATTCAGTATGTGTATAAAAAGGTATAACTAACAGACAAATGTTACATGATGGTTCATCATTTCTATAATCTTAAAAAAAGATTGCTGTTTGTATATTTCCCTCAAATATTGAGAGCTGTCCGAATGAACCTGATGTAATGATGATGGTCAAGAATGAAATTTTTGCACTAATAAGTTTTTTATTAATCATggccatttgtttatttttattccaGGCTGTGGAATATATAGTCCAGGAAACAGTGTTTATATAACTCCTCTTTTATGACTGGGTGGGTCTTGCTCAAATTTTCAAGGCTCATTGACTTATATGCGCAGATGGCAATACTGTAAGGAATTTTCAATGCAACCAGTAGGCTTTTTCACACTGTAGAATCTCTGGTGGAtttgtctgtgacacatttctagtttaatttaaatgcatttttaagggagataatttgtatgGAAAATATTTCTTTGTGTTGAGAGTAGTTCACCTTTTGTTCattgtttatcatcaaataatGAAGTATTCTTGATTGAGTGGTATTGAATATCTTGAAATTAATgctaattaaacaaaattttgtacagataattatttttttcagactCATAATATAAACcaaaaaatacaattaactaGATCCAAAAACATTATTGACTTTGTCTGTTCTGTGTTTATAAGGTAGAATCTTAAGgattttaagtaaatttattaCTACAAAATTATTTATTGTCATCTGAATGAAATTTGTCAAAAATAACTTGTGTGGACTTGTAAATAATTGTATACAATTCTGACTATGGAAAAAATGGTGAACTTGTCTCAGTCATTTTCTTAGGTTTTATGTTATATTAGTGGATTGGTCAACCTTAAGAATCAAACAAATTTAATGTCCCACAAATGttaatgatatttaattttacagTATGCACACATGATATGCTTTTGCTTACTAACCATTGTTATATAAATGGGAGTCATTTATTAGTGTACTCAATCCTTGTTTGAAATTTGTAAGTTGCCAATAATCAATAAAGCTAATCAAGCAGGTATCCACTTTTCAGGTTAGATATTTTATAGATGTTTTCATAATGACATACAAAAATAATCTATGGATATTTTTTAGGTGAGCATTCTCACAGACGATGACGTTCAACATGTTGGTCTTGTCTTCACAGTCGATCCAGTCTCTGAAACGTTTGTGCTCGTGAACTTTGACGACAGCAAAACCACGGTGGACCTCATTACCAACCACTGTATCTCAGCCGTAAGAATACTTAGCGAAGATATTGAGACGTACAAGTCACAGTTGGACATTCTTTTTCGACCAAAGAGTGGGAAAGAGTTGACATTCGAGGAAATGAAGCAACGACAGAACATTGTCAGGATGTGGCTTCTAAAGAACAGGCTGCCGGTGGAAATTACTGGCGCCAATGAGGAGTTCTTGACCATTGCTGATGCTCTTGTTATTCAGCCTCCGTATGGGGCAGGGAACTGTGTCAGCACGAATGAAATCATCTTAGGAAAGATTCAGGGTCTCATTAAAACATGCCTGCTGACCAGCAAGAATGGTAGATTGCTGAGTGAAGTTTATAAAGTTGGACTTTAGGTGTGAGTCTTTCAACTAAAGTTGTTGAACTCTGGATTGAAGTAATGGTGTGTCAAGAATGTGAAGATTGTGCAAAAATACTTTTCAATAGTCATTTGCTGATTGGTAGTGTTAAGTTTTATTGAGAATATCTGAGTGTATGTGAGCTGTTTTGGATATGTGGACATGGGCTTTAAGTTTCTTATAACGTGAAGGTTGCACATAAAGACAGAGCTTGTTATAAAATGAAGATGTGTATCATGTATGCAGTGTAAGAATCATTTCATTAATTATGTGTTAGACATATATTTGGCTTTCAAGGAGTAACAAAGACAGTCTGCTTTATTGATATTAAGGAACAACGTTTAAATTTAGACTTTCAAGTTGTTAGAACTAGgttcaacattttgttcaatcTTTTGTTAGTCATTTTATTTAACGTCAAAGTTGGGTACAATTTTCTTGGTTAAGTGTGGCCCTATGATAATTTTGAAAAAGTTCATTTATAGTGAACAAGATGACTTCAATCTTGTAAATACTCGTAATGTTGGATATATCTGCAGTTGTATTGTAAACACACACATGTTTATGCAAGTACATGTAGTCTGAAAATCGTTAAAATGCGATTAGGATATTTCTGCCCAAATATTTCTCAATTAACAGCATATTTGCTTATCATTTTGAAATAACAATGAAATGTATATGCATGGAGCGATTAAACAGTTTgctttacataataaaataattgttaaactgATCATTAAGTCAATAAGTGAGAGTGGTATTGTTTTTTCTGCTTTTCTCCCATTGAACTGATAAGGAATCGGGGGTTGTCAGGTTTGCTACTTTTCTTTCAGTAACAACAATCTTCAATAACAATACCCGTTCATTGAAAATTTTCTTAACGTTAGTTTTAAGTGTGCTCCGTATGTGTTGTAGATAATGTCACAAATAAATGTGAATACAACTTGATTGattccattaaaaaaataaacatctgTCTGTGCATATTTTCTGGTCTGATAGTTCATTTAAAGATTGCACGCTTGTACCTTTGGAAGATTATGCTGCCCTCTGAACATGGAGTATTATTACTCCATGCAGACAAATGGAGAGGCTTTACAGGATTCAcagtgtctgtctgtccgtccgtctattcGTCCGTCCCTAAGCACAAACTTGTTGGAAGCAATGATACAATTTTTAATGTATATGCGTTTTTTCCTTATGATTTGAAGGTGTGCTTTTGCAATTATTATCCTATTATACAAATTTCTCAAGGTATAACTTAGCATTTCTATAACCTGATTATGCtccacttcgaagaagagggggaatattTTTTTGcacgtcggtccgtccgtccaccgaatggtttccggataataactctagaacgcttacgcctaggatcatgaaacttcataggtacattgatcatgactcgcagatgacccctattgattttcaggtcactaggtcaaaggtcaaggtcaaagtgactcgaaatagtagaatggtttccggatgttaactcaagaacgcttaggcctaggatcatgaaacttcctaggaatattgatcatgactggcaaataactcctattgattttcagatcactaagtcaaaggtcaaggtcacagtgactcaaaatagtaaaatgttttctgaatgataactcatgaatgcttaggcctaggatcatgaaacttcataggaagattgatcatgactggcagatgacccctattgattttctggtcactaggtcaaaggtcaaggtcacagtgactgaaaatagtaaaatggtttctggatgataactcaagaatgcttacgcctaagatcatgaaactttataggtacattgatcatgactggcagatgacccctcttgattttcaggtccctaggtcaaaggtctaggtcacagtgactcgaaacagtaaaataatttccggatgataactcgagtatgcttacgcctaggatcatgaaacttcataggtacattgagcatgactggctgatgacccctattgattttcaggtcactaggtcaaaggtcaaggtcacagtgactcaaaacagtaaaatggtttgcgaatgataactcaagaatgctttcgcctaggatcatgagaatatataggaacattgatcatggcttgcagatgaccctaattaattttcaggtcactaggtcaaaggtcaaggtgacagtgactcaaaacagtaaaatggtttactgatgataactcaataataattaggcctaggatcatgaaacttcataggtacattgatcatcactggcaaatgacccatattgattttcatgtcactagtcaaaggtcaaggtcacagtgacaaaaaccatattcacataatggctgccactacaactgaaagcCCATATAGGGGGAATGCATGTTATACAAACATCCCTGGTTTTCTTTACAATTAATGACTGTTAGCTTTAATCTTCAAAGTTGTTACAAGCTGTATTTAAGAcacaatattctagtaatttatTTGATCGGCTTCATATAAAATGTTACCCGTAATGGGATTAAAATGAGATGTTTGGTTAGAAAGTGGTAACTGAAGGTACCTCTTGCTCATAGGTTATTCTGTATATAAGCCCCAGTTATCTCATGTGTTTTGGCTCACTGAAACACAAAGTGTATAGAAGTCACATGTTAAGtgaaatctttatgaaacttgctcaaaacttTTGTTCTGATGATGATTTGACAATGAAAAACCTGGTGGCCAAATGGTAGATCAGATTTCTTCATATAACTATATGTATAgttaaaaccttattaacacttgAAAAGTCACATTTCTGGTCAATCATCATTCAATAGGGTAAGAATGTTTGTACATTTGATATCTCGAAAATGTTTGGAAATGGTTCGAGAACATTGAAAAACATGTCAACCAGGTGTCTGGGTAGTTTTCTGTGTATGGCTATTGTGAACACGTGTGAACTCTCTGGTTTTTCTAATCTGcttgaaacttgttcagaactttgtatttaaaaatgtactttcaTTTTATCTCAGGTCAGTTAATAAATGTTTCTGATCTGTtgacccgtctgtagatctgccatagtgaTTAGCACTTTTTTATGACATTCTATAGAACAtgatatggaattctatggaaatcgatggaaatctaTGAAATTTGATGGATTCCATCCATtggccaattttccatctgaagctgttatggaattccatggaatctCTCCTAAAATTCCATGCTTTTCTACGGAATACTAGTACATGGAAAACACTAtagaaagttggacttagccatttatTTCAATGGAAATCAAATGGAAAATAACAtagacattttcttggatggaaatcaatggaaaataactttgaATAAATtttgctggttgtctgaaatgtatttgtagtttaatacatgtatgaatttatttgcattatGTATATTGTATCTAAAAGAaaattttgttctagaaattggaacagttctggaactgttccatatttgtgttctta contains:
- the LOC127850003 gene encoding gem-associated protein 6-like; this translates as MLQKLIHYSFASRFFEVSILTDDDVQHVGLVFTVDPVSETFVLVNFDDSKTTVDLITNHCISAVRILSEDIETYKSQLDILFRPKSGKELTFEEMKQRQNIVRMWLLKNRLPVEITGANEEFLTIADALVIQPPYGAGNCVSTNEIILGKIQGLIKTCLLTSKNGRLLSEVYKVGL